The following are encoded together in the Humulus lupulus chromosome 5, drHumLupu1.1, whole genome shotgun sequence genome:
- the LOC133834526 gene encoding rust resistance kinase Lr10-like translates to MTQNFKNKLGEGGYGSVFEGKLRSGRTVAVKVLSKSKGNGQDFINEIATIGRIHHVNVVHLIGFCVHSSKNALVYDFMSNGSLEKYIFSQGITILSCKQIFEISLGVARGIEYMHKGCYMQILHFDIKPHNILLDENFIPKVSDFGLARLCPLDNNNVSLTAARGTLGYIAPELFYKNIGGVSNKADVYSFGMLLMEMASKRKNLNAIENTSQIYFPSWVHDQLSKEKSIEMKTSDTEEVDSRIAKKMIIVALWCIQLKPSDRPTMNKVIEMLEGEVECLQMPPKPSLYQLEKPTEHVQETSYSQHSTIPSLMLPR, encoded by the coding sequence ATGACCCAAAACTTCAAAAACAAATTAGGAGAAGGAGGTTATGGCTCTGTATTCGAAGGAAAGCTTCGTAGTGGTCGTACTGTAGCAGTTAAGGTATTGAGTAAATCAAAGGGAAATGGACAGGATTTCATTAATGAAATAGCTACAATTGGAAGAATTCACCATGTTAATGTGGTTCATTTGATTGGTTTTTGTGTCCACTCTTCAAAGAATGCTCTTGTATATGATTTCATGTCTAATGGATcattggaaaaatatattttttctcaaGGAATTACCATTTTAAGTTGCAAGCAAATTTTTGAAATTTCGCTTGGTGTGGCACGTGGGATTGAATACATGCACAAAGGATGTTACATGCAAATCTTGCACTTTGATATTAAACCTCACAACATTCTTTTGGATGAAAATTTTATTCCAAAAGTTTCTGATTTTGGATTAGCAAGATTATGCCCATTGGATAATAATAATGTATCCTTAACTGCAGCAAGAGGAACTTTAGGATACATAGCGCCAGAGCTATTTTACAAAAACATTGGAGGAGTTTCTAATAAAGCTGATGTGTATAGTTTTGGAATGTTGTTGATGGAAATggcaagtaaaagaaaaaatttAAATGCGATCGAAAATACTAGCCAGATTTACTTTCCTTCATGGGTGCATGACCAATTAAGTAAAGAAAAAAGTATAGAAATGAAAACATCTGATACAGAAGAGGTCGATTCAAGAATTGCAAAGAAGATGATTATAGTAGCATTATGGTGCATACAACTGAAGCCAAGTGATCGTCCTACAATGAACAAAGTTATTGAAATGCTTGAAGGAGAAGTTGAATGTCTACAAATGCCTCCAAAGCCTTCCTTGTATCAACTAGAGAAGCCTACTGAGCATGTTCAAGAGACATCATATTCACAACACTCAACAATACCATCATTAATGCTACCAAGATAG
- the LOC133778879 gene encoding uncharacterized protein LOC133778879, with the protein MNVLAWNVQGVGNDRTFRELHANVREVNPNILFLSETLGTIAQMEILRVRLGFAGKLVVEKVGRSGGLCLFLLEDIDVTLLSFSRGHIDVLVSISGVTPWRFTGIYGQPDASLRHDFWTLLRRIAYNNSYPWVCGGDWNEILVQNDKDGGPPRPQFLMNNFRTALDDCFLSDMGFEGPKYTWVNKHRDSSFVQESLDRFVCNSAWMNYFPDSHISHLTFRGFDHRPIALATNRRLADSKLLFRSRFHYENAWASESECENIITSEWKATSADPLLKVVESVGAVGKKLQKWNKEVHQRHKKAIGQKLKHMAILDANLDRVSCAEFRKLEKELDVLHEKEEKYWASRAKVSWLKLGDKNTSYFHKCASGRKKKNGIASILNKDAVLVSSPDDLGAVFVEYFSDLFISTKPSREALTRVLMRFHLRFRLL; encoded by the coding sequence ATGAATGTGTTGGCGTGGAACGTCCAAGGCGTGGGCAATGATAGGACGTTCCGAGAACTCCACGCCAATGTTCGGGAAGTCAATCCGAACATTTTATTTCTTTCTGAGACACTTGGCACTATTGCTCAAATGGAGATTTTACGAGTTCGTTTGGGTTTCGCTGGTAAACTAGTAGTTGAAAAAGTTGGGAGAAGTGGTGGACTTTGTCTCTTTTTGTTGGAGGATATTGATGTtactcttctttctttttcaagAGGACACATTGATGTCTTAGTTTCTATTTCAGGGGTCACTCCTTGGAGGTTTACTGGGATTTATGGGCAGCCTGATGCCTCTTTGCGACATGATTTTTGGACTTTATTGCGTCGCATTGCTTACAATAATTCTTATCCTTGGGTTTGTGGTGGTGACTGGAATGAGATTTTGGTTCAAAATGATAAGGATGGGGGTCCCCCTCGGCCTCAATTCTTGATGAATAATTTTAGGACAGCTTTGGATGATTGTTTTTTGAGTGATATGGGGTTTGAGGGCCCTAAATACACTTGGGTTAATAAACATCGAGATTCTTCTTTTGTCCAAGAAAGTTTGGATCGTTTTGTTTGCAACTCGGCTTGGATGAACTATTTCCCAGATTCGCATATTTCTCATCTTACTTTTCGGGGTTTCGACCATAGGCCTATTGCTTTGGCCACAAATCGTCGTTTAGCGGATAGTAAGCTACTCTTTCGTTCTAGATTTCATTATGAAAATGCTTGGGCTTCTGAGTCTGAGTGCGAAAACATCATTACTTCTGAATGGAAAGCTACGAGTGCGGATCCCCTGTTGAAAGTGGTTGAAAGTGTGGGCGCTGTAGGGAAAAAGTTACAAAAGTGGAATAAAGAAGTACATCAGCGCCATAAAAAAGCCATTGGTCAAAAGTTGAAGCATATGGCGATTCTTGACGCTAACCTTGACCGTGTTTCTTGTGCGGAATTTCGGAAACTTGAAAAAGAACTGGATGTTCTTCATGAAAAGGAAGAAAAGTACTGGGCATCTCGTGCTAAGGTGAGCTGGCTGAAGCTTGGCGATAAAAACACTTCCTATTTTCATAAATGTGCCTCGGGTAGGAAGAAGAAAAATGGGATTGCTTCGATCCTCAATAAAGATGCTGTTCTTGTTTCCTCTCCGGATGATTTGGGGGCAGTGTTTGTGGAGTATTTTTCTGATCTTTTTATTTCTACCAAGCCTTCTCGCGAGGCTCTTACTCGGGTCTTGATGCGGTTCCACTTAAGATTTCGGCTACTTTGA